In one window of Nocardiopsis aegyptia DNA:
- a CDS encoding sigma-70 family RNA polymerase sigma factor, with amino-acid sequence MDSSADLTAVDSSADRTAVFHRERPHLLAVAFRVLGSDADAQDVVQEAWIRYARADLGEVRNVPAWLTTVVTRLCLDVLRRAREDPQEPADLPLGPAEGAEGPEEVALLAGELTEAFTVVLDELTPPQRVALVLHDGFGVPFAEVAHVLGTTTDAAKKLASRARGRVRRPADAPGPGTGEARRVAEAFLRAAQEGDVESLVLLLDPDVTRTADPQALPPGAAQRVTGAPAVIRETRALRDRARRARTATIDGRPGIAVRSEEGLWAALALRVEGGRIVHYDVVADPRRLALLHVEP; translated from the coding sequence ATGGACAGCAGCGCGGACCTGACCGCGGTGGACAGCAGCGCGGACCGGACGGCGGTCTTCCACCGCGAGCGACCGCACCTGCTCGCGGTGGCCTTTCGCGTCCTGGGGTCGGACGCCGACGCCCAGGACGTGGTGCAGGAGGCGTGGATCAGGTACGCGCGCGCCGACCTCGGTGAGGTGCGGAACGTGCCGGCGTGGTTGACCACCGTCGTGACGCGGCTGTGCCTGGACGTCCTGCGCCGGGCCCGCGAGGACCCCCAGGAACCCGCGGACCTGCCCCTGGGCCCGGCGGAGGGCGCCGAGGGGCCGGAGGAGGTCGCCCTGCTGGCCGGGGAGCTGACCGAGGCCTTCACCGTGGTCCTCGACGAGCTCACCCCGCCCCAACGCGTCGCCCTCGTCCTCCACGACGGGTTCGGCGTGCCCTTCGCGGAGGTCGCCCACGTGCTCGGCACGACCACCGACGCGGCCAAGAAGCTGGCCAGTCGGGCGCGGGGACGCGTGCGCCGACCGGCGGACGCCCCGGGGCCCGGGACGGGCGAGGCGCGCCGGGTGGCGGAGGCCTTCCTGCGGGCGGCCCAGGAGGGGGACGTCGAGTCCCTCGTCCTGCTCCTGGACCCGGACGTCACGAGAACCGCCGATCCGCAGGCCCTCCCACCCGGTGCCGCCCAGCGGGTGACGGGCGCACCCGCCGTGATCAGGGAGACCCGGGCGCTGCGGGACCGCGCCCGGCGCGCGCGGACGGCGACGATCGACGGCCGGCCGGGGATCGCGGTCCGGTCGGAGGAGGGCCTGTGGGCCGCCCTGGCCCTGCGCGTCGAGGGCGGCCGCATCGTCCACTACGACGTGGTCGCGGACCCGCGTCGCCTCGCCCTGCTGCACGTCGAGCCCTGA
- a CDS encoding ion channel protein, producing the protein MGEERDTTGGPVPLARRLLPLVVPALVVGVGSALVLLAVEAVAALLQEWVWTVLPGAAGIDGQGALWTVGVLTLTGIAVGLVVWKAPGHAGPEPATVELVTEPLEPRAVPGLLITVVLALACGVSLGPENPVIAVNVALIYWAGRRLVPAAPGQAWVGLSTAATIGALFSTPVAAALLLSEMAAGDRDEPLWDRLVLPLVAAGAAAVTTHALAGHALSLSLPPYPGPSAGDVVSGSVIALVGGVVGLALVYAFPVVTGWFRRLRHPVLMVGTGGLVLGLLGVLGGRLTMFKGLEEMGELAARSSEVGVGALVVIIVVRMAALLTAASCGFRGGRIFPVLFTGVALGLLAAKLVPAVPVSLAVASAVVGILAAVTRLGWLSLFIAVTVVPDLGLLPVLCLAVLPVWLLVSGRPEMVVPAEPDSARG; encoded by the coding sequence GTGGGGGAGGAACGGGACACGACGGGCGGTCCGGTCCCGTTGGCGCGCAGACTGCTGCCGCTCGTGGTCCCCGCGCTGGTGGTCGGGGTCGGCTCGGCCCTGGTCCTGTTGGCCGTCGAAGCGGTCGCCGCGCTCCTCCAGGAGTGGGTGTGGACGGTGCTGCCGGGCGCCGCCGGCATCGACGGGCAGGGCGCCCTGTGGACGGTGGGCGTGCTCACCCTGACCGGGATCGCCGTGGGGCTGGTGGTGTGGAAGGCCCCCGGCCACGCCGGCCCCGAGCCGGCCACCGTGGAATTGGTCACGGAGCCCCTGGAACCGCGGGCCGTGCCCGGGTTGCTGATCACCGTCGTGCTCGCGCTGGCCTGCGGGGTCAGCCTGGGGCCGGAGAACCCCGTCATCGCGGTCAACGTCGCCCTGATCTATTGGGCGGGTCGCCGCCTGGTGCCGGCCGCGCCGGGGCAGGCCTGGGTCGGACTGTCCACCGCCGCCACCATCGGCGCGCTGTTCTCCACCCCCGTGGCCGCCGCCCTGCTGCTGTCCGAGATGGCCGCCGGGGACCGGGACGAGCCGCTGTGGGACCGGCTGGTGCTTCCGCTCGTCGCCGCGGGGGCGGCGGCGGTGACGACGCACGCGCTGGCCGGGCACGCGTTGTCCCTCTCCCTTCCGCCCTACCCGGGCCCGAGCGCGGGGGACGTGGTGTCGGGGTCGGTGATCGCCCTGGTCGGGGGTGTGGTCGGGCTGGCGCTGGTCTACGCCTTCCCCGTGGTGACCGGCTGGTTCCGGCGCCTGCGGCACCCGGTCCTGATGGTCGGCACCGGCGGCCTGGTGCTGGGGCTGCTGGGAGTGCTCGGGGGACGGCTGACCATGTTCAAGGGCCTGGAGGAGATGGGGGAGCTGGCCGCCCGGAGCTCCGAGGTCGGAGTGGGAGCACTGGTGGTGATCATCGTGGTCCGGATGGCGGCCCTGCTGACCGCGGCCTCCTGCGGGTTCCGCGGCGGGCGGATCTTCCCGGTCCTGTTCACCGGGGTCGCGCTGGGGCTCCTGGCCGCGAAGCTCGTGCCGGCCGTCCCGGTGTCGTTGGCGGTGGCGTCCGCGGTGGTGGGCATCCTCGCGGCGGTCACGCGGCTGGGGTGGCTGAGCCTGTTCATCGCGGTGACCGTGGTTCCCGACCTGGGCCTGCTGCCCGTACTGTGCCTGGCGGTGCTGCCGGTGTGGCTGTTGGTCAGCGGCCGACCGGAGATGGTGGTGCCCGCGGAGCCCGACTCGGCACGCGGCTGA
- a CDS encoding SRPBCC domain-containing protein — MAEERVDRGSRTVRAPVAEVYRAMTERDALEAWLPPEGMTGRITRFEPWPGGGFDLVLTYDDPAAGHGKTSESTDAAEAEFVELVPGERVVQRIVFDSPDPDFAGTMTMTWRLDEGAEGTLVSIEATGVPPGISQADHETAFASSLAHLAAHVEA; from the coding sequence ATGGCGGAGGAGCGTGTCGACCGGGGAAGCAGGACCGTGCGCGCGCCGGTGGCGGAGGTCTACCGGGCGATGACCGAGCGGGACGCGCTGGAGGCGTGGCTGCCGCCGGAGGGCATGACCGGCCGGATCACCCGGTTCGAACCGTGGCCCGGGGGCGGGTTCGACCTGGTGCTCACCTATGACGACCCGGCCGCCGGGCACGGCAAGACCTCGGAGTCGACCGACGCCGCCGAGGCCGAGTTCGTCGAACTGGTCCCCGGCGAGCGCGTCGTGCAGCGGATCGTGTTCGACTCCCCGGATCCCGACTTCGCGGGGACGATGACGATGACCTGGCGGCTCGACGAGGGCGCGGAGGGCACGCTGGTGAGTATCGAGGCGACGGGCGTGCCCCCGGGGATCTCCCAGGCCGACCACGAGACGGCGTTCGCCTCCTCCCTCGCCCATCTGGCCGCGCACGTGGAGGCGTGA
- a CDS encoding AtuA-related protein: MSVRLYDVAHARTGDKGNLNTIALIPYDPAWYPVLCETATPERVADFLGERVRGPVTVHRLDRLPALLLVCARACEDTVTTSLYLDTHGKSLGSVLLGLPLEAGAAPWPARG; this comes from the coding sequence ATGAGCGTTCGGCTGTACGACGTGGCACACGCCAGGACCGGGGACAAGGGCAACCTCAACACGATCGCCCTCATCCCCTACGACCCCGCGTGGTATCCGGTGCTGTGCGAGACGGCCACACCCGAGCGGGTGGCGGACTTCCTGGGGGAGCGGGTCAGGGGGCCGGTGACGGTGCACCGGCTGGACCGGCTGCCCGCCCTGCTGTTGGTGTGCGCCCGCGCGTGCGAGGACACGGTGACGACGTCGCTGTACCTGGACACGCACGGCAAGAGCCTGGGATCGGTGCTCCTGGGCCTGCCCCTGGAGGCGGGCGCGGCCCCGTGGCCCGCGCGGGGCTGA
- a CDS encoding acyclic terpene utilization AtuA family protein, which translates to MTDDLVIGCGAGFAADRAQPAVDLVERGGLDYLVLECLGERTVSLAALRGVSGSGPGYDPMLRRRLELLLEPLRRTGTRLVTNAGSADPVGAARMAHALARELGVPATVAAVHGDDVLDRIDTSAPAWEDGLPLDAHGELVSANAYVGADALMPALRGGADLVIAGRAADPSLFLAPLAHSLGWDADDTDAMAAGTLVGHLLECAGQVTGGFFADPGRKDVPDLARLGYPLARVAPDGTAVITKTPGTGGRVDRMTVIEQLLYEVTDPRAYLTPDVALDMTGAAVDDLGGDRVRVSGARGAPRPEDLKVSVGHRAGFRGEGEISYAGPGALARARLAGEVVRERLGDAVGRLRVEVIGVDALSGASADGHGGDGGGAGGGSGGGRGEPHECRLRVAGLARERSAAEAVAEEVAALYTSGPSGGGGTRVDTREVIGVLSTTIARGDVETGTVVFAAEEGA; encoded by the coding sequence GTGACCGACGACCTGGTCATCGGCTGCGGCGCGGGATTCGCCGCCGACCGCGCGCAGCCCGCCGTCGACCTCGTGGAGAGGGGCGGCCTGGACTACCTCGTCCTGGAGTGCCTGGGGGAGCGGACGGTGTCGCTGGCCGCCCTGCGCGGTGTCAGCGGTTCGGGGCCCGGCTACGACCCGATGCTGCGCCGCCGCCTCGAACTGCTCCTGGAGCCGCTGCGGCGCACGGGCACGAGACTCGTCACCAACGCGGGCTCCGCCGACCCGGTCGGGGCCGCGCGGATGGCGCACGCCCTGGCCCGGGAGCTGGGCGTGCCCGCCACCGTCGCCGCCGTCCACGGGGACGACGTGCTCGACCGCATCGACACCTCAGCCCCCGCCTGGGAGGACGGGCTGCCACTGGACGCCCACGGGGAGCTGGTCTCGGCCAACGCCTACGTGGGCGCCGACGCGCTGATGCCGGCCCTGCGGGGCGGCGCGGACCTGGTCATCGCGGGCCGGGCGGCCGACCCGTCCCTGTTCCTGGCGCCGCTGGCGCACTCGCTGGGCTGGGACGCCGACGACACCGACGCGATGGCGGCCGGGACCCTCGTCGGGCACCTGCTGGAGTGCGCCGGCCAGGTGACCGGGGGCTTCTTCGCCGATCCCGGCCGCAAGGACGTCCCGGACCTGGCCCGACTGGGATACCCGCTGGCGCGGGTCGCCCCGGACGGAACGGCGGTCATCACCAAGACGCCGGGCACCGGCGGGCGCGTGGACCGGATGACCGTCATCGAGCAGCTCCTGTACGAGGTCACCGACCCCCGCGCCTACCTGACGCCCGACGTGGCCCTGGACATGACCGGCGCGGCCGTCGACGACCTGGGCGGCGACCGGGTCCGGGTGAGCGGCGCGCGCGGCGCGCCCCGGCCCGAGGACCTCAAGGTGAGCGTGGGCCACCGCGCGGGGTTCCGCGGGGAGGGGGAGATCTCCTACGCGGGGCCGGGCGCCCTGGCCCGGGCGCGGCTGGCGGGCGAGGTCGTGCGCGAGCGGCTCGGGGACGCGGTCGGTCGGCTCCGGGTGGAGGTCATCGGTGTGGACGCCCTGTCCGGGGCGAGCGCGGACGGTCACGGCGGCGACGGCGGCGGGGCCGGGGGCGGGAGCGGGGGCGGTCGCGGTGAACCGCACGAGTGCCGCCTGCGGGTGGCCGGGCTGGCCCGCGAGCGCTCGGCCGCCGAGGCGGTGGCCGAGGAGGTGGCCGCCCTGTACACGTCCGGGCCCTCCGGCGGGGGAGGGACGCGGGTGGACACCCGCGAGGTCATCGGGGTGCTCTCGACCACCATCGCGCGGGGCGACGTCGAGACCGGGACCGTGGTGTTCGCGGCGGAGGAGGGGGCATGA